One Paenibacillus riograndensis SBR5 DNA segment encodes these proteins:
- the tilS gene encoding tRNA lysidine(34) synthetase TilS — MEQMKELVESVLESAAEHGLWSPHDTIVVAVSGGPDSVALLHILHEISLNRMPLTLICAHVNHGFRPESVEEAEAVRAMAGRLGLPFELAEFDIPSLVKESGLGPEGAAREKRYQFLIDTAHRYAARSVALAHHADDQAETVLMRLLRGSGPSGLGGMRWKRTEKKVELIRPFLRINKTALVSLCRQEGLPYAEDASNLMTEYRRNAVRLNLIPALEAYNPKVRQSLLQLSEIVQAEDEYMEAAAQKYFNELVLADAGKCTMQRALFTAIPSALQRRLIKLILNYLSADSSSLDFPKIEAVRRGTLQDYPTVWSLNMGGGLICMRQYDTIVFSSKPPQQESSYTYRLSLPHPRVEIKEIGKVLTMSVLERENFTVLGEDSGKMLAWFDSGELVLPLTIRSRLPGDTIRVMGLNGSKKVKDIYIDDKIPSSERAAIPLVCDDLGNIVWIPGVRRSMHAAVGRHTASVLLLSLEDMEKGEEALWPK; from the coding sequence ATGGAGCAAATGAAGGAACTGGTGGAATCCGTATTGGAGTCTGCAGCCGAGCATGGGCTGTGGTCGCCCCATGACACCATTGTAGTCGCAGTTTCCGGAGGGCCGGACTCTGTGGCTCTTTTGCATATCCTGCATGAAATTTCCCTGAACCGCATGCCGCTGACCTTAATATGCGCCCATGTAAATCATGGGTTCAGACCGGAGTCGGTGGAAGAAGCCGAAGCGGTCCGTGCAATGGCTGGTAGGCTTGGACTTCCCTTTGAGCTGGCGGAGTTTGATATTCCTTCACTCGTCAAAGAGAGCGGCCTCGGGCCTGAGGGGGCAGCGCGGGAAAAACGGTATCAGTTTCTCATCGACACTGCGCATCGCTATGCTGCCCGTTCGGTGGCACTTGCGCATCATGCGGACGATCAGGCGGAAACAGTGCTGATGCGCTTGCTGCGGGGGAGCGGCCCCTCGGGCCTAGGGGGAATGCGCTGGAAACGCACCGAAAAAAAGGTGGAACTGATCCGGCCCTTCCTGCGTATTAACAAAACAGCTCTTGTCAGCCTGTGCCGGCAGGAGGGCCTGCCATACGCCGAAGACGCCAGTAATTTAATGACAGAATATAGACGCAATGCGGTCCGGCTGAACCTGATTCCGGCGCTTGAGGCGTATAATCCGAAAGTGAGGCAATCGCTTCTGCAATTGTCTGAAATTGTCCAGGCGGAAGATGAGTATATGGAGGCGGCGGCACAAAAATACTTTAACGAACTTGTTTTGGCCGATGCCGGAAAATGCACCATGCAGAGAGCATTATTTACGGCCATACCCTCCGCTTTACAACGGCGTTTGATTAAACTAATATTAAATTATCTGTCGGCGGATTCATCGAGCTTGGATTTCCCCAAGATTGAAGCAGTACGCCGGGGAACGCTGCAGGATTATCCTACTGTATGGAGTTTGAACATGGGTGGAGGACTGATCTGCATGCGGCAATATGATACTATTGTGTTCTCGTCCAAGCCTCCGCAGCAGGAATCAAGCTATACATATCGGCTGTCTTTGCCTCATCCCCGTGTTGAAATTAAGGAGATAGGAAAAGTATTGACGATGTCGGTGCTGGAGAGAGAAAATTTTACTGTACTGGGGGAGGACTCTGGGAAAATGTTGGCGTGGTTTGACAGCGGAGAGCTGGTTCTGCCACTCACCATCCGTTCCCGATTGCCTGGAGATACCATAAGGGTTATGGGATTAAACGGAAGCAAAAAGGTAAAAGATATTTACATTGATGATAAAATACCTTCTTCCGAACGCGCTGCGATTCCCCTCGTTTGTGATGATTTGGGCAATATCGTCTGGATTCCGGGCGTAAGGCGCTCGATGCATGCCGCAGTAGGGCGGCACACGGCCTCGGTTCTTCTGTTGTCTCTGGAGGATATGGAGAAGGGAGAAGAAGCGTTATGGCCGAAGTAA
- the yabP gene encoding sporulation protein YabP: protein MIEPAKVNKQHDLHMHSRKQLELTGVQNVESFDSEEFLLRTELGHLTIRGNHLHIKNLSLENGLLSLEGNVHSLIYLDPGAQGKNKGILGKLFK from the coding sequence ATGATCGAGCCAGCAAAGGTCAATAAACAGCACGACTTGCACATGCACAGCCGCAAGCAGCTTGAACTTACTGGTGTGCAGAATGTGGAAAGCTTCGACAGCGAAGAGTTTTTGCTCCGTACGGAACTTGGCCATCTCACCATCCGCGGGAATCATTTACATATCAAGAACTTAAGTCTGGAGAATGGCCTATTGTCCCTGGAAGGCAATGTGCATTCCCTGATTTATCTGGATCCCGGCGCGCAAGGCAAAAATAAGGGAATACTCGGCAAGCTGTTCAAATGA
- a CDS encoding HU family DNA-binding protein has protein sequence MNKTDLVNNISEKSGLAKKDVETVLNGVLGEITDALAQGDKVQLIGFGTFETRKRSGRSGRNPQTGTPIEIPESTVPAFKAGNKLKEAVN, from the coding sequence ATGAACAAGACAGATTTGGTTAACAACATTTCCGAAAAAAGCGGATTGGCAAAAAAAGACGTGGAAACCGTATTGAACGGAGTGCTGGGTGAAATTACCGATGCATTGGCACAAGGGGACAAAGTGCAGCTAATCGGATTCGGCACTTTTGAAACCCGCAAACGTTCCGGCCGCTCGGGCCGCAACCCGCAAACGGGCACACCGATTGAAATTCCTGAATCCACTGTACCGGCCTTCAAGGCTGGGAACAAGCTTAAAGAAGCCGTTAACTAA
- a CDS encoding FtsB family cell division protein, whose translation MNRFSAEEKESNHKASAAGAKRRRVIWTLVVAVFFGWAGYIFFAQSAVIADKSERLAQKQESHETVTTSLNQLKYEVSRLKDDEYIGQLARKWYNMYPPGETPIRTEQSGE comes from the coding sequence ATGAACAGATTCTCTGCGGAAGAGAAGGAGAGTAACCACAAAGCTTCGGCTGCAGGTGCGAAGAGAAGAAGAGTCATATGGACACTCGTCGTCGCGGTGTTTTTCGGCTGGGCCGGTTATATTTTCTTTGCCCAGAGTGCGGTGATTGCGGATAAGAGTGAACGGCTCGCCCAGAAACAGGAAAGCCATGAGACCGTTACGACTTCCCTGAATCAACTGAAATATGAAGTCTCCCGCCTGAAAGATGATGAGTATATCGGACAATTAGCCCGCAAATGGTACAATATGTATCCGCCAGGCGAAACACCTATTCGTACGGAGCAATCAGGGGAATAA
- a CDS encoding S1 domain-containing RNA-binding protein, whose amino-acid sequence MAIEVGTKLEGKVTGITHFGAFVDLSGGVTGLVHISEIADNYVKDVNDHLKIADVVTVKVINVDKDGKIGLSIKQAVDKPASEVRPPRAPRPERPSGGDRFGGGGGSGGGGGGYNRERGGRPFKPAAGKPSFEDKMSRFLKDSEERISSIKKNTEGKRGGRGAKRV is encoded by the coding sequence ATGGCAATTGAAGTGGGCACCAAGTTAGAGGGCAAGGTGACAGGCATCACGCATTTCGGAGCATTTGTGGATCTGTCAGGAGGTGTCACAGGTCTCGTTCACATCTCGGAAATCGCCGATAACTACGTCAAGGATGTTAACGATCATTTGAAGATTGCTGATGTGGTAACCGTCAAAGTGATTAATGTTGACAAGGACGGCAAGATCGGACTTTCCATCAAGCAGGCCGTAGATAAGCCGGCATCGGAAGTACGTCCCCCCAGAGCTCCAAGACCTGAACGTCCAAGCGGTGGAGACCGTTTCGGCGGCGGTGGCGGCAGTGGTGGAGGCGGCGGTGGTTACAATCGTGAACGGGGAGGGCGTCCATTCAAGCCTGCAGCCGGTAAACCTTCATTCGAGGATAAAATGTCACGCTTCCTGAAAGACAGCGAAGAACGGATATCTTCGATCAAGAAGAACACAGAAGGAAAGCGCGGAGGCCGTGGAGCCAAGCGCGTATAA
- a CDS encoding serine/threonine protein kinase — protein sequence MSSNPPFPAGTVIRGKWRGNRYVVERMLGRGANGTVYLVQREGRRERYALKIGNDTLELQSEINVLTSLQSSRKRKEHRAHRESALSSYLLESDDYKDSVPFYVMRYVEGRSLHYFLAKNGASWLGLVGLKLLEKLRNLHECGFVFGDLKPENVLVSNYGEAELIDYGGASPLGRSVKQFTEWHDRGYWNAGSRTGDENYDLFAFAVLCLRLLNEEGLKAAAAQLPQTRSADELVKLARSLPDKKLSSWLCLALKGGFPGSEAATEAWKIHIYSTRKPGKETMATPGWLKSAFALSLFVLIFMIYYVFRF from the coding sequence ATGTCGTCTAATCCGCCCTTTCCTGCCGGCACAGTAATCCGCGGCAAATGGCGGGGCAACCGTTATGTCGTGGAGCGTATGCTGGGAAGAGGAGCGAACGGAACTGTATATCTCGTGCAGCGTGAAGGCAGACGGGAGCGCTATGCGCTGAAGATCGGCAACGATACCCTTGAACTGCAATCGGAAATCAATGTGCTGACCAGTCTGCAATCCAGCAGGAAGCGAAAAGAGCATCGGGCGCATCGTGAATCCGCATTGTCTTCTTATTTACTCGAATCGGATGATTATAAGGACAGCGTGCCGTTTTATGTGATGCGTTATGTAGAAGGCCGGTCGCTGCATTATTTTTTGGCCAAAAACGGCGCTTCCTGGCTTGGGCTGGTGGGCCTCAAGCTGCTGGAGAAACTCCGGAACCTGCATGAGTGCGGTTTTGTGTTCGGAGATTTGAAGCCGGAGAATGTACTGGTCTCCAATTACGGAGAGGCTGAACTGATCGATTACGGCGGCGCCAGCCCGCTGGGCCGCAGCGTGAAGCAATTCACCGAATGGCATGACCGCGGGTACTGGAATGCCGGAAGCCGTACGGGGGATGAGAATTACGATCTTTTTGCGTTTGCTGTGCTGTGTCTGCGGCTGCTTAATGAAGAGGGCCTAAAGGCCGCAGCAGCGCAGCTGCCGCAGACCCGAAGCGCAGACGAACTGGTGAAGCTGGCCAGAAGCCTGCCTGACAAGAAGCTGTCCTCCTGGCTGTGTCTGGCCCTGAAGGGCGGATTTCCGGGAAGTGAAGCGGCCACGGAAGCCTGGAAGATTCATATTTACAGCACAAGAAAACCGGGGAAGGAAACGATGGCGACACCCGGTTGGCTGAAAAGTGCATTTGCGCTGTCTTTATTTGTGCTGATCTTTATGATTTATTACGTATTCCGTTTTTGA
- the spoIIE gene encoding stage II sporulation protein E — protein MSKSNVVNLPEWTRAGGNDKGQKDSWGERAKAWSLKQPMIQFFIVKKWMLLLSLMGFLLGRAMILDELSPFAAAYFAVIVFMRRDSILPVAAAIILGSLFTPFPGAVMVAAELIIFFLIYKGLESFQKVELSYAPLMVFVSSFMVGLFKIVMGPSITWYSLMMITLDALLGFVLTLVFLQALPVFTYKQKSRALRNDEVLCLIILLASVMTGLVGWSVNGLSLEHILSRFLILIFALAGGAPLGAAVGVVTGLILSLADIGAIYQMSLLAFSGMLAGMMQSGRKGAVSIGMLLGSTILSVYFLGPGDVMASTWETCAAVVLFLLTPKGMISAIAKYVPGTPDHSRSQHEYARRVRDITADRVTQFSQVFRQLSSSFGQIPRAGEAGKSDREMEDFMNTVTEGACSGCIRRTHCWDAKFYQTYRYMTDMMTTVEECPNITAAQLPPEWSRICGKTGEVLEVMKGQYELYQHDMRWKRQIYDSRQFVAEQLSGVSQVMEDLANEIKREGQAMYRQESQIREALEKLGLSIHSIEILSLDPGRVEIEVVHAYTRGFDECRKMIAPLLSDILEENIAVVNETAVHPREGLSMVTFGSAKAYEVNTGVAGAAKGGDMLSGDSFSTVELGNGTFAVSISDGMGNGERARMESSAALGMLEKLLQSGMDEKLAVKSVNSILLLRSPDEFYATVDMALIDQYSAQTTFMKIASAPSFIRRGSEVIPVTASNLPIGIIKEIEVDLVSMQLRPGDILIMMTDGIYDAPGYAVNKEIWMKRLIQELEGDDPQELADNLLEKVIRYQGNEIHDDMTIVVSRLDHFHPEWSSLHLPGIGRMERPRTVS, from the coding sequence ATGAGTAAAAGCAATGTGGTGAATTTGCCGGAGTGGACAAGAGCTGGAGGCAATGACAAGGGTCAGAAGGATAGCTGGGGTGAACGCGCTAAAGCGTGGAGTCTGAAGCAGCCGATGATCCAGTTTTTCATAGTGAAAAAATGGATGCTGCTGCTAAGTCTTATGGGCTTTCTGCTGGGCCGTGCGATGATACTGGACGAGCTGTCCCCTTTTGCAGCAGCTTATTTTGCCGTTATTGTATTTATGCGCAGAGACTCCATATTGCCTGTGGCCGCCGCAATTATTCTCGGAAGCCTTTTCACTCCATTCCCCGGTGCTGTGATGGTTGCCGCCGAACTGATAATCTTTTTCCTGATTTATAAAGGGCTGGAGAGCTTTCAAAAAGTAGAGCTTTCCTACGCACCGCTGATGGTGTTTGTCTCTTCTTTTATGGTGGGTTTATTTAAAATCGTGATGGGGCCATCGATTACGTGGTATTCGCTGATGATGATAACGCTTGATGCATTGCTCGGATTTGTGCTCACTCTTGTATTTTTGCAGGCGCTTCCGGTCTTTACCTATAAGCAGAAAAGCAGGGCGCTGCGCAATGATGAAGTGCTTTGTCTGATTATTTTGCTGGCTTCGGTCATGACTGGCCTTGTCGGCTGGAGTGTCAATGGGCTGTCCCTTGAGCATATTCTATCCCGTTTTCTGATTTTGATTTTTGCCCTGGCTGGAGGTGCTCCACTTGGTGCAGCCGTCGGTGTGGTGACCGGACTGATCCTCAGCCTCGCGGATATCGGGGCCATCTATCAGATGAGCCTCCTTGCTTTCTCCGGTATGCTGGCAGGCATGATGCAATCTGGACGTAAAGGTGCAGTATCCATTGGGATGCTGCTGGGATCAACGATCCTGTCCGTCTATTTTCTCGGTCCGGGTGATGTGATGGCTTCCACCTGGGAAACCTGCGCAGCTGTAGTGTTGTTTCTTCTAACACCTAAAGGGATGATTTCTGCCATTGCCAAGTATGTGCCGGGCACACCTGACCATAGCCGCTCTCAGCATGAATATGCCAGAAGAGTCAGGGATATTACAGCAGACCGGGTAACCCAGTTCTCCCAGGTGTTCCGGCAGCTGTCAAGCAGCTTCGGCCAGATTCCCCGCGCTGGAGAAGCGGGCAAATCAGATCGTGAAATGGAGGATTTCATGAATACCGTGACGGAAGGAGCCTGCTCGGGCTGCATCCGGCGCACACACTGCTGGGACGCCAAGTTCTATCAGACTTACCGCTATATGACCGATATGATGACAACTGTGGAGGAATGCCCGAATATTACCGCTGCCCAGCTTCCGCCGGAATGGAGCCGGATTTGCGGCAAAACCGGGGAAGTGCTGGAAGTGATGAAAGGCCAATATGAGCTATACCAGCATGATATGCGCTGGAAGAGACAAATATACGACAGCCGCCAATTTGTTGCCGAGCAGCTGTCAGGAGTTTCCCAGGTAATGGAGGACCTGGCCAATGAGATCAAGCGCGAAGGACAGGCGATGTACCGCCAGGAAAGCCAGATCCGTGAGGCGCTGGAAAAGCTGGGCTTATCCATCCACAGCATTGAAATCCTGAGTCTGGACCCGGGGCGGGTAGAGATTGAAGTGGTTCATGCTTATACCCGCGGCTTCGACGAATGCCGCAAGATGATTGCTCCGCTGCTCTCTGACATTCTGGAAGAGAATATTGCCGTGGTGAACGAAACGGCAGTTCATCCCCGGGAGGGGCTGTCGATGGTGACCTTCGGTTCAGCCAAAGCCTATGAGGTGAATACCGGAGTTGCCGGGGCGGCCAAAGGCGGGGATATGCTGTCGGGGGACAGCTTCAGTACCGTTGAACTTGGCAACGGAACCTTTGCGGTTTCCATCAGTGACGGGATGGGCAATGGAGAGCGGGCCCGCATGGAGAGCAGCGCGGCGCTGGGAATGCTGGAAAAGCTGCTGCAGTCCGGAATGGACGAGAAGCTGGCCGTTAAATCCGTCAATTCCATTCTGCTCCTGCGTTCTCCCGACGAATTCTATGCGACTGTGGATATGGCGCTGATCGACCAGTACTCGGCGCAGACTACATTTATGAAAATTGCCTCGGCTCCCAGCTTCATCCGGCGCGGCAGCGAGGTTATTCCGGTAACGGCCAGCAATCTGCCGATCGGAATCATCAAGGAGATAGAGGTTGATCTTGTCAGCATGCAGCTGCGTCCGGGCGATATTCTAATCATGATGACCGATGGTATTTACGATGCGCCCGGATATGCCGTTAATAAAGAGATATGGATGAAACGACTAATCCAGGAGCTTGAGGGTGATGATCCCCAGGAACTGGCGGATAATCTGCTGGAGAAGGTTATCCGGTATCAGGGCAATGAGATTCATGATGACATGACGATTGTGGTCAGCCGCCTGGATCACTTCCATCCGGAATGGTCCAGCCTGCATCTGCCCGGTATTGGGCGGATGGAGCGCCCGCGCACCGTGAGCTAA
- a CDS encoding vWA domain-containing protein, which translates to MKQILLITDGCSNVGESPVMAAAHARQEGITVNVVGVVDYGTIGEMGSREIADIAKAGGGLSRIVGTPQLAQTIQMMTRKTVVQTIQQAVNKEVKKILGEGSLEELPPLQRSQVVTVVDELTETTPLRIALLIDASASMKPKLGAVEDAIRDLALSLEAREGKSEIAVFHFPGRSSSEEAMLDMDWTHNVSEVRSLFSKLKMRGATPTGPAIFKVLEHYRYDTLDEHRERPTDGGYDEKEGMIGGYVV; encoded by the coding sequence ATGAAGCAAATTCTGCTTATTACTGACGGGTGTTCGAACGTAGGGGAGAGTCCGGTGATGGCTGCGGCGCATGCCCGGCAGGAGGGAATCACCGTCAATGTGGTCGGTGTTGTCGATTATGGGACCATCGGAGAGATGGGCAGCCGGGAGATTGCTGATATTGCGAAAGCCGGCGGCGGGCTCAGCCGGATCGTTGGAACGCCGCAGCTGGCACAGACGATTCAGATGATGACCCGCAAGACGGTGGTTCAGACGATTCAGCAGGCGGTTAATAAAGAGGTAAAAAAAATTCTTGGTGAAGGTTCGCTGGAAGAGCTGCCTCCACTGCAGCGTTCGCAGGTGGTGACGGTTGTCGATGAGCTGACCGAGACCACTCCGCTGCGCATCGCACTGCTCATTGACGCCAGTGCGAGCATGAAGCCGAAGCTGGGTGCTGTAGAAGATGCGATCCGTGATCTGGCGCTTAGCCTGGAGGCGCGGGAGGGCAAGAGCGAAATTGCTGTTTTCCATTTTCCCGGACGCTCCAGCAGTGAAGAGGCCATGCTCGATATGGACTGGACGCACAATGTGTCCGAGGTCCGTTCGTTGTTCTCCAAGCTGAAGATGCGTGGGGCCACACCTACTGGACCAGCCATTTTCAAGGTGCTTGAGCATTACCGTTATGATACACTGGATGAACACCGTGAACGTCCGACAGATGGCGGTTACGATGAAAAAGAAGGGATGATTGGTGGGTATGTCGTCTAA
- the yabN gene encoding bifunctional methyltransferase/pyrophosphohydrolase YabN yields the protein MSARLTVVGLGSGNPDRLTLGIIKKLKAASAVYVRTAEHPVMKALEELEIASQSFDYLYESLSSFPDVYEAITAKIIEECASAPAGAEIVYAVPGHPMVAESAVSLLRGRCPEAGIELEILGGESFLDEAFVRLGFDPIEGFQLLDASGIRSSQLQPELHTLIGQVYDSFTASETKLCLMELYPPEYEVIVGHALGVEGEEQIERVPLFELDRLTGYGNLSLVYVPANRAETARRRSFARLHEIVDILRSPEGCPWDREQTHDSLRKNLIEETYEVLETIDEDDPDHMKEELGDLLLQIMLHAQMEEELGTFNVYDVIEGLNDKLIFRHPHVFGDTEAGNAEEALKNWEGMKAEEKRRKGLKPEAESALSGVPRDLPALMKAYKLQKKASKVGFDWDHVNDVLAKIREEADELQEAIESGASAEEQMLELGDLLFAATNAARFIGADPEEALTRTNRKFVSRFQYIEQRLLSQGTTIQDSSLEQMEALWQEAKLEEREL from the coding sequence ATGAGTGCAAGACTAACCGTAGTCGGGCTGGGCTCGGGGAACCCGGACCGGCTGACGCTGGGGATTATCAAAAAGCTGAAAGCGGCATCTGCCGTTTACGTGCGCACCGCGGAGCATCCCGTGATGAAGGCGCTGGAAGAGCTTGAGATTGCTTCACAGTCCTTTGACTATCTGTATGAATCGCTGTCCTCTTTTCCTGATGTTTATGAGGCGATTACGGCGAAAATCATCGAGGAATGTGCATCGGCGCCGGCAGGTGCAGAAATTGTCTATGCCGTTCCGGGACATCCCATGGTTGCCGAGTCGGCCGTTTCCTTGCTGCGGGGGCGCTGCCCGGAAGCAGGAATCGAGCTGGAGATTCTCGGCGGCGAGAGCTTTCTGGACGAGGCGTTTGTGCGTCTTGGCTTTGATCCCATCGAGGGTTTTCAGCTTCTCGATGCTTCCGGCATCCGCAGCTCCCAGCTTCAGCCCGAGCTGCACACGCTGATCGGCCAGGTGTATGACAGCTTTACCGCATCGGAGACCAAGCTCTGCCTGATGGAGCTGTATCCGCCGGAGTATGAAGTCATTGTCGGCCATGCGCTTGGGGTGGAGGGCGAAGAGCAGATTGAACGCGTACCGCTCTTCGAGCTGGACCGGCTGACGGGCTATGGCAATCTGTCGCTGGTATACGTTCCGGCGAACCGTGCGGAGACTGCAAGACGGCGCAGCTTTGCCCGTCTGCATGAAATAGTTGATATTCTGCGCAGTCCGGAGGGCTGCCCCTGGGACCGGGAGCAGACCCATGATTCCCTCCGCAAGAATCTCATAGAGGAAACCTATGAGGTGCTTGAAACGATCGATGAGGATGATCCGGATCATATGAAGGAAGAGCTTGGCGACCTGCTGCTTCAGATTATGCTCCATGCCCAGATGGAAGAGGAGCTTGGAACCTTTAATGTCTACGACGTTATTGAAGGTCTGAATGACAAGCTGATCTTCCGCCATCCGCATGTATTCGGGGACACCGAAGCCGGCAATGCCGAGGAAGCGCTGAAGAACTGGGAAGGAATGAAGGCTGAAGAGAAGCGGCGCAAGGGACTGAAACCCGAAGCCGAGTCTGCGCTCAGCGGCGTGCCACGTGACCTTCCGGCGCTGATGAAAGCTTACAAGCTGCAGAAGAAAGCCTCCAAGGTCGGTTTCGATTGGGATCATGTAAACGACGTTCTGGCCAAAATCCGCGAGGAGGCAGACGAACTGCAGGAAGCGATCGAGAGCGGCGCTTCAGCGGAGGAGCAGATGCTGGAGCTGGGGGATCTGTTGTTTGCAGCAACCAATGCCGCCCGTTTTATCGGTGCAGATCCGGAAGAGGCGCTTACCCGCACCAACCGCAAGTTTGTCTCCCGGTTTCAATATATCGAGCAGAGGCTGCTAAGCCAGGGGACAACCATTCAGGACAGCAGTCTGGAACAGATGGAAGCTCTCTGGCAGGAAGCCAAATTGGAGGAACGGGAGCTGTAA
- the hpt gene encoding hypoxanthine phosphoribosyltransferase — protein sequence MQNDIQEILISEEEIQQRIRELGAQLSTEYAGRTPLVICVLKGAFIFMADLVKVITVPVEMDFMAVSSYGASTKSSGVVKIIKDLDASVEGRDVLIVEDIIDSGLTLSYLIEMLQGRNAASVTVVTLFDKPAGRTVNLEAAYTGFVIPDEFVVGYGLDYAEQYRNLPYVGVLKPEIYSK from the coding sequence TTGCAGAACGATATTCAGGAAATCTTGATCAGCGAAGAGGAAATTCAACAAAGAATCAGGGAGCTCGGCGCCCAGCTGAGTACGGAATATGCAGGACGCACGCCACTCGTCATTTGTGTGCTGAAAGGCGCGTTTATTTTTATGGCGGATCTGGTCAAAGTGATTACAGTCCCTGTAGAAATGGATTTTATGGCTGTATCCAGCTACGGAGCATCCACCAAATCTTCTGGCGTAGTCAAAATCATCAAGGATTTGGACGCTTCCGTTGAAGGACGCGATGTTCTGATTGTGGAGGATATCATTGACAGCGGGCTTACGCTCAGCTATTTGATTGAAATGCTGCAGGGCCGCAATGCCGCTTCAGTTACTGTGGTTACCCTGTTCGACAAACCGGCAGGACGTACAGTTAATCTGGAAGCTGCTTATACCGGATTTGTTATTCCGGATGAATTTGTCGTAGGTTATGGACTCGATTATGCCGAGCAGTATCGGAACCTCCCTTACGTCGGTGTACTGAAGCCTGAAATTTATTCCAAATGA
- the yabQ gene encoding spore cortex biosynthesis protein YabQ yields the protein MNPAVQWVTLFYMMMAGTAMGLAYDSYRVLSLKLSFPKWLNALLDLLYWLWAALLVFRMLYAGNQGQLRFYVFVGLFLGVWIYFLIFSVTVRRFVVMLIQSVQYTCRLLWRVIEVLIGVPLRWLWRLLRGIFRLLGHILLFILKLLLRLTKPIWVFPVRWISPHASRLYHSAWVTGFMAWIHTKRKH from the coding sequence ATGAATCCCGCAGTTCAGTGGGTGACCCTGTTCTATATGATGATGGCCGGTACAGCCATGGGACTGGCCTATGACAGCTACCGGGTGCTGTCGCTGAAATTGAGCTTTCCCAAGTGGTTGAATGCGCTGCTGGATTTGCTGTACTGGCTCTGGGCAGCGCTGCTGGTCTTCCGCATGCTTTATGCCGGAAATCAGGGACAATTGAGGTTTTATGTCTTTGTAGGGCTGTTTCTAGGCGTATGGATCTATTTTTTGATCTTCAGTGTTACGGTGCGAAGATTTGTGGTAATGTTAATTCAGTCGGTTCAATATACGTGCAGACTGCTGTGGAGAGTTATAGAAGTGCTGATTGGTGTTCCACTCCGCTGGTTATGGCGCCTCTTGAGAGGCATATTCCGGCTGCTGGGCCATATCCTTCTATTTATTCTTAAGCTGCTGCTGCGTCTAACGAAGCCGATTTGGGTATTTCCTGTGAGATGGATCTCGCCTCATGCTTCCCGGCTCTATCACAGCGCCTGGGTCACGGGATTCATGGCATGGATACACACCAAACGGAAACACTGA
- a CDS encoding RNA-binding S4 domain-containing protein: MRLDKFLKVSRLIKRRTVAKDVSEQGRVLINGRESKPSSTVKIGDEITVQFGQKLVTVKVEKLVETTRKDEAAGMYTLLREEPVAKTSGLDW; this comes from the coding sequence ATGCGTCTTGATAAATTCCTGAAGGTTTCCCGTTTGATCAAGCGCCGCACAGTGGCCAAGGATGTGTCCGAACAAGGCCGGGTACTTATCAACGGGCGGGAATCGAAGCCGAGCAGCACGGTAAAGATCGGTGACGAGATTACCGTACAATTCGGTCAAAAGCTTGTAACGGTAAAAGTGGAAAAGCTGGTCGAGACGACCCGCAAGGACGAAGCTGCAGGCATGTATACACTGCTCCGCGAAGAGCCTGTTGCCAAAACAAGCGGCCTGGACTGGTAG